From a region of the Cyanobacterium sp. T60_A2020_053 genome:
- a CDS encoding DUF2605 domain-containing protein, with amino-acid sequence MQPLQPSEKELLAKVLAPLLEDFKYWFSRSLTLLESERITFLSEQQQHNLKERVMEAQKEVQTASMLFKVTDGEAGIDTKVLMPWHHLVAECWDVSRRWRQVKQQNI; translated from the coding sequence ATGCAACCATTACAACCTAGCGAGAAAGAATTATTAGCAAAGGTTTTAGCGCCCCTCTTGGAAGACTTTAAATATTGGTTTTCTCGTTCTCTAACTTTATTGGAATCTGAGAGAATAACTTTTTTATCAGAACAACAACAACATAATCTCAAAGAGCGTGTCATGGAAGCCCAAAAGGAAGTACAAACCGCTTCTATGCTGTTTAAAGTGACTGATGGGGAAGCAGGAATCGATACTAAAGTATTAATGCCTTGGCATCATTTGGTAGCAGAATGTTGGGATGTGTCGAGAAGATGGCGCCAAGTCAAACAACAAAATATTTAA
- a CDS encoding RNA chaperone Hfq gives MSAFNTGLPSVRQIQTVIKEKKAVEIGLTTNKVLNGNILWQDENCLCLTEHNRKTLIWLHSIAYITLS, from the coding sequence ATGTCGGCATTCAATACTGGTCTTCCTAGTGTACGTCAAATTCAGACCGTAATCAAAGAAAAAAAAGCAGTAGAAATCGGCTTAACTACTAATAAAGTTTTGAATGGTAATATTCTTTGGCAAGATGAAAACTGTCTTTGTCTTACTGAACATAATCGCAAAACTTTGATTTGGTTGCACAGCATTGCTTATATTACTTTATCCTAA
- a CDS encoding TIGR00159 family protein has translation MFSSGFVPDNLIFLGRFLLDISTVFFLIFFTSILVRERRAQRMIRGLSFIIIVYLFCENVLHLTVLSFFLQQLIIICSLSMGIVFQSDFRRFLEDLGRGEIRPLMESDSIIPKENNVIDEIVEAVKELSQNRTGALILIETFNTVEERVFLSAGVNLNAEVSKELLQTIFQTKTLLHDGAVFIRGSEVVSAGVILPLSEKSASKRLGTRHRAAMGVTEIVENCVCVVVSEETGSISLGEKGALNRPLTSTKLKELLEEKLDLSRDKEVVTGVTRLSRQIGFTGWNFITGVFQGQKKSSGKKKKKAPLSKSKK, from the coding sequence ATGTTTTCGTCGGGTTTTGTTCCTGACAATTTAATTTTCTTAGGTCGTTTTTTACTAGATATTAGCACAGTATTTTTCTTGATATTTTTTACTTCAATTCTAGTAAGAGAGCGCCGAGCTCAACGCATGATCAGAGGTTTGAGCTTTATAATAATTGTCTATCTATTTTGTGAAAACGTTTTACATTTAACAGTATTAAGTTTTTTTTTACAGCAGTTAATTATTATTTGTTCCCTGTCTATGGGAATAGTTTTTCAGTCAGATTTTCGGCGCTTTTTAGAAGACTTAGGAAGAGGTGAAATACGCCCTCTAATGGAATCTGACAGTATTATTCCCAAAGAAAATAATGTCATTGATGAGATAGTAGAAGCTGTCAAAGAATTATCTCAAAATCGGACAGGGGCGCTGATTTTAATCGAAACTTTTAATACCGTAGAAGAAAGAGTTTTTCTTAGTGCCGGAGTAAATTTAAACGCTGAAGTTAGTAAGGAATTACTACAAACTATTTTTCAAACTAAAACATTACTTCATGATGGCGCAGTTTTTATCAGAGGTTCTGAGGTTGTTTCGGCTGGAGTAATTTTACCCCTATCGGAAAAAAGTGCTTCCAAAAGACTTGGCACTCGTCATCGTGCCGCCATGGGAGTTACAGAAATAGTAGAAAACTGCGTTTGTGTGGTGGTTTCAGAAGAAACAGGCTCAATTTCTTTAGGAGAAAAAGGAGCATTAAATCGCCCTCTCACCAGCACCAAATTAAAAGAATTATTAGAAGAAAAATTAGACCTCAGCCGAGATAAGGAAGTAGTTACGGGAGTAACCCGTCTCAGTCGCCAAATTGGTTTTACTGGTTGGAATTTTATTACTGGTGTTTTTCAAGGTCAAAAAAAATCTTCTGGCAAAAAGAAGAAAAAAGCCCCCTTATCAAAATCAAAAAAATAG
- a CDS encoding DUF2973 domain-containing protein — translation MLHLVYILAFTVIAFFAISNLVRSLITISGETQRGSWTDTPRPLRRNSYQTYQVPHPELLDSNGQPTNEPLLVIRSVSMDDARQRLDSLYHSSPSAPQPSEEDSN, via the coding sequence ATGTTACATTTAGTTTATATTTTAGCTTTTACCGTGATCGCTTTTTTTGCCATCAGTAATTTAGTCCGCAGTTTAATAACTATTAGCGGTGAAACTCAGCGCGGTTCATGGACAGACACTCCACGCCCTCTACGGCGCAATTCTTATCAAACCTATCAAGTTCCCCATCCTGAGTTGTTAGACAGTAATGGACAGCCTACTAATGAGCCTCTTTTAGTGATTCGTTCTGTTTCCATGGATGATGCCCGTCAAAGATTAGATTCTCTTTATCATTCTTCTCCCAGCGCCCCTCAACCCAGCGAAGAGGATAGTAATTAG